caattgacacaattagtagtttggggggtgcattgacaattgagtggtagtttgagggggatatatATACTTTTCACCATTCAGATCTAACAAGAGTCGCACACGTGGTCATGCATACGTGGCGaccagtttgccacgtgtactgtgtccgtacacgtggcaaactgtaaGTGGCAAAATGCAACTATTTTAAAGTGTTGGCAAGCTCCAAATCCTTGCAGAATTTCTCATTAACGAACACTGCAGGAAAGAGGTCTTTGTTAgcattataaaaagaaaaaagaaaaagaaaaaaaaatggcatataaGAGTAAGAAAGCAATATAGATAGTCTTGCTTCTAAGCAGAACGTAATGAACTTCAATACTTAACATGGAAaccataattatatatatatgtagaagcTTGATAAATAAGTAAATACCAGCAGACTTGGGCTCATCAATTGCTACACATGTCTTGAAGTGGGCTGGGATCCTCGGCACAGACAAGGGAGGATGTCAGTGACAAGAGAGCAACAATTGCAAGGAAATGGACTCCTTTCATCATATCTAAGCTAACTTCTCTATTCTATGATATTGCTTTAGGGGTGAGAACTCTTACTTAGGAAACGTGTCTATTTATAGATAAGAGCTATCGAACTGGTCAATTCTTCTGCTACAGCAAGTCTTCGGACTCAATCGTTAtgtatttaatataaaagaacgCAGTTCTTAATTCAACAACTACTGCATAATTTTAACATCTTTAGGTTTCTTCTTCTCATGCTTACCTCTAGAAATTCTTGAAAAGTTCTCATTTTTTGATTGGGCCAGGACACTTCAATCAACCGCGGAAGCACTCAAATCTAGATTGCTGAAGATCGATGGAATAGCGGAAGGATTCAACAGAACGTAAGTCGATGTCTAAAGCCATGTTAGGTAAAAATTTATTGCATTAAGGGGTGATATGAGGGGTCTCCCAatggaaaaaccaaaaaaagtcTTTGAAAACTTCCAGTATAGAGTGATTTGTGCATTACGGTAATAAAGCTTGACAAGAAGTCTATATTTCTGGCGTTACAAGTTACCACATTATATCTGATTGACTAATGGAAGTAATAAAAAGACTTGGTTCGTACACTAGTGGAAATTATTGTAATTTCCTTCCAATCCAATCAAAATATGCCTATTCCTTGTATCTAGACTGCCTTTCTTGCGAGAGCAGCTGGCCGCCTTAGAGAAAAAACTCTCTGAAAACAAATATGAGAGGAGGAAGGAGCACttctccctttctctttctaTTCCCAGCTCCTACCAACTTCCTCACattctgatttttttcttttgtttgtagatgTTCTCTAACCAGATCAGTAATTTTGGCATCTCCGCTATGTATCCGTCCATCTACCTTCATGTTGTGCCGTTCATCTCCTCCATAGCCACTATTGTTATTTGCtagttatttttttgctttgaataagagttttctttttcatagaTCTACCCTCATGGACGATCTATAGGATGAAtgttagtcaggtgtgaggggttatcccTCACAGCCTGGATAGTTCGTTGTgagaggttatctctcacggccggtttaaataaatttttctaggatatttagctacccttgtcttagatctaCTCTACTCGGAACAGATatactctttaactatttttgtacatggggtAGCGGAAGataaaagtcatagataacactttattgtaagaattttatttgtatttctgactttgtaacctcatagcatgtgtctataattttgcaaaactttatgctttgtgatgtaagacctttatactcgtgatctttgatcaattaaatactcaaatctttcgttcaaaaaaaaaaaaaaaaaaacctttcttgccagaatttgaaatttagaatGCTTGAATTTTTCTAAATATCTAGAAATTTAGGGTGCATTTGGCATTGTCATTtcgtaggaaaaaaaaatgattttaaaccaaatcataaaatatgaataattttttattgcgatttgaaaacacgtgttttttttaaaaaaaaaaactcacaattttaacggctaaattatgattttaaaggctaaactgtcaaatgcttaactgcgcacgtttttaaaaattatgttttcaaatcttacactttaaaaattgttatttttaaattatactttttaaaatcccaAACCCAAACGTACCATAATACTAAGAATTCGAAATCATCATATGTTGCATTAATGACAAGATTGTAGATCACATAcgtgttcttttttatttttcttttgttgaaatCGTATCCACTAAGTTAACAGATTTCATTAGTCAGTCATGTCACACCCAATAGGAagccgacacgtgtccattacaataaaaaaatataaaatctaataaaaatataaataaataaaacaaaaaaaaaattgttttagaaaaaataataaaaaaaaaaatgaaagggtgGCTGCCCACCGGCAGCCacgccattgggggtggccacgcgccacccccggtcacctctgggggtggccgtggcCTCCCCTTAGGGTTGGAGATGGCCTTCAGGCCACCCCTAGAAGGTCTTTGGGGTTGCCGCTCACTACCCCTAGCCACGTTTGGAAGGCCACCCCTAAATGCCTTTGCGGGTGGTGTCGTgcgccacccccattggcttgGGGTGGCTCCAGCCAATGGGTGTGGCCGCGCggcacctctgggggtggccgtggcCTCTTCTTAGGGCTAAAGGTGGCCTTTAGGCCACCCCTAAATGCCTTTGCAGTTGGCAATGGGCCACCCCCATTGACTTAGGGTGGCTACCAACCGGCAACCACCCctttagtatttttcatttatttttaaataaaaaaacatatttttgttttatttatttatattttaattagattttatattttttaattgtaattgaCACGTGTCGGCTTTCTATTGGGTGCGATGTGACTgattaacagaatctgttaacttggtggatggAAAATGTGCTCAGGGACTGAtctgtaattatagtttactacaaggaccctccatgaactttttgtaccacagggaatgatttgtaatttaagtaaaCCCCAATGACCGATGGTATAattatctttaattaattattcacattttttattttgtcacaTAATAAACTATGCACGTGGGGCAGGGCTCGCTGATAGGCCGGGGCCCCAAAAGAGGCAAAAGCTGAGGGGGAAAGGAGAAGGGCAAGAGAAGAgggagaagagaggaaggagggAAGCACAGAgcttccctcctcccatggTGTCTGAGCCGGAAGGCTAGTAAGAAGAGAGTTTGGGAGGAACGAGCGTTTTCGCTTGAAATTGAGAGCGTTTGCAACAGGATTTAGAAAATTAAGTATTTTCTATGTTTTACTTACATacacacatagagagagagagagagagagagagagaggtaggtGCATGCTCAACAAAcatcatattaaattatatcTCAATTCCATCTAAAGAGAGTTACACATAGgcaaccttttattttattatcattatgatGGAATGAGGTAAAGAAGGCTGAATGACAAAGGTTCACAGCCGTTTCCCAAGTTTTTCTAGTTGTTGTCCCTTAAAACGttttttgaagaaattcaaTAATCTTCTTGTCAAGTTGGAAGGCCTTGGCGAGAACATCAGGATTGATAGGAGGATTGGATCCGAAAACAGCATTTGCTATCGTGATGACACCTGGATTTTGGCTACTTAGACCAGAAAGGGCTAAAGCATTGGTGTGCCCCACATTGAACTGGAAGTGAATAAGaccaattggaaacacaaagaCATCTCCCTTgtttaaaattttggagaaaaggCGGTTTTCCGGGTTGGATGTGACAAAACCAACGTACAAACTACCCTCTAAGACTAGTAGAATCTCAGTGCCACGAGGGTGAGTGTGTGGAGGATTTTCTCCATATGGTGCAAAGTCAATGCGAGCCAAGGATATGCCTTGAGTGTTGAGGCCTGGTAGTTTGTCCACATTCACAAGAGTAACATTCGACCCAACTGGATTATTTGTATTTCCAGGATTTTGGAGTCCTGAGAAGAAGAAATCTTCGGCCTTTGATTGTTTCAAATCCTTGCAGAATTTCCCATTCACAAAAACTGCAAGAAAGTAATCTTTGTTAgcattaaaaggaaaagaaactgACACATTCATATATAATAACAGTTACGTACTAAGAAAGCACTAGTACTGATAGGGTTGCTTCTTAGCAGAATATAATGAATTTAAATAGTTAACATGAGAAACCATAATTATACCAGCAGACTTGGGGTCATCAATGGCTACACAAATGTCCTGAAGAGGGCTGGGATCGTAGGCAGAGACAAGGGAGGATGCCAGAGACAAGAGGGCAACAATTACAAGGAAATGGACTCCTTTCGTCGACATATCTAATTAAGCTCTCTGTGTTCAACTTAATATATTGCTTTGGTGATGGCAATGGCATGGGTGGGAAACATGTCTATTTATAGATTACAGTTATTGAAGTGGTCAGTCTACAGACTTCAATGGTTATCTATTTAATATGACAAAGGACAAAGATCTTCAACAACTAAAGCATAATTTTATCCTCGTTACGTTTCATCTTCTCAACAAATTCTTGACAACTGCTCATTTTTTGATTGGGCCATGACACTTTAATATTGCCATAACAGATTTGTAGAGGTGCTTTGGTCAAATTAACAACAGCGAGTGCTTGATGAAGATTgataacactttttcttttttcttttttttttttaaaaaaaaaataataataattgagaaCTTCTTTTACGAGAACCGAAGCATTTAACTTTCATTTAGGCCATTTTGTTTctgcgtaaaatattttttgaaaagaattttttatttttaagtgtttaGTGCGGCGTAAAATATTGGTTAAcctgaaaatgtttttcaattaaagaaaataatcttCATGAAGCACAACATAATATTTACGCTTATCATGATCtgcgtaaattattttatacTACTCTTCCACGCCTTCCGACACGTTATTGTGAGAAAGCTCTTAATGAGATCTACATGCGTGATCACTGAGCAGGTCTCAGGCTGCCCAAACACCTATCCGGAAAGGTGGGCCCCATAAAGGCATTCTCACAATTACCTACCCAAATTGACAACAATATGGAAAACCAATTACACTAGATTTCAATCCCACCCTCGAATGCCTTctattctcatatttttttttcgtttgcaTCTCTCCTTCGtcgtctctctctttctcataacTCCTCAAACTAAATGAAAGTGTAAGAAATATTTACcgaccaaaaaatatttttagatgaaataatttgtatgatttgagatgaaaacattttatgtttGAGTGTacgatttttttgtattatatttttctattctttattatatttaaaattgcgaatacagaaaatttgaaatatatacGTCCATTCCTTGTATCTAAAcaagaatttgaaatttagaatGCTGGATTGGAACAAATATTATGTGGATTTCCTTCCACTTAATTAATCCAATCAAAATATGCCCATTCCCTGTATCTAACAAGAATTTGAAACTTAGAATGCTGGATTGGAACAAATCTGTGGATTTTTATGCAAATCATTGACGTCTTGTACTCAGAAATATGttgtttattatatttctttGGTTGAAATTGGACAGATTATCATTACTTCCTTGCTGGCAAGCACCAAGAATATATACGTAATCTATTAAGCAattttcttcagaaaaatttgcTCTTCTTGAGTTAATTCAAGTGTGGGGTCGTCCACTGACCAATTAATAAGAATCCACGTGACTCTTAATCCTAATCTTAATTACGTTGTACCAGAAAGTTGAgagttgttgatttttttcttgctttttttttttttttatgttttattctCCTGAGGGAGACGAGAGTTGTTGGAACCTAATCTTTATCCAATTTAAACCGACAGATCAACCCAAACCGGATAATTCTTTGTTGTCCTGTTTAACAAACAACCACAACTATAAAAAAGTGTAACCAACCAGTACGAGAAAAAACGTgcttttttaaactaaattaaagaaaatgaatcgtttgaaattgtgttttttaaaaatttcaatttgaaaatgcataaaatttGGGTTTTCAAATCGCGGGCAAtagagtgtttttttaaaaacgtacaattttaaatgttaaactacgattttaaaagctaaacgacaattttatcaaatgcttaactgcgtttctAAATAtcacgtttttaaatcgcacattttaaaattactattttaaaatcgtattttttaaaatcgttaacCCAAACGGACCGTTAtatcctttctttttttgtctttttcttgttGTTTGAGTTTCTTTTCAATAGGATTCTTTATACTTTAAAAAGCATCTCCAATAATGTTATGCATTTTAACTAATCAAAAAGCACAATATGTGTTTTAGATAAGGAGAAAGACAAGCTATTGAACGTGACTTTCGCCTCGTACTAGAAGACCCTCCACTAGCAAAGATAAAGAGGATGCAAACAAACAGGGTTTTACAGTTTTTGCCGTGGAGATGAACCGaggaaatgaaaaagaacaaggaTGAGGTAAATGTTAGGAATGTTTATGAACTTCATCAAACTAATGTTGTTAGTGGGACTTACATCAAACTAATGTTCAATCTTGCTCAAGAGGATGCCTAGAGTGTGCAAAATGTGTCTAGACTCCTCCCTTTCGGTGGACGGAGATTATCTACAATTAACTGTCCGAATTTGATAAAAGTTTGAATAGTCTAAGAGAGGGGGTCACAAGTCCCACCTGCCCTAGGCAGCTTAGGGTGTCAAGCCCATCTGCTTAGGATAGACGAACCCTACAACTTATTCTGAATTTCTATAAAATTCAAGTAGCCTAATtatgttataaatatttttagattGTTATATTAATGAGGTGGCATATTAATGATGTGGCTAAGTGGTATAGGCTTCTTCTTTTGTGTTCTAGGTGAGAGGTTCGAAACTCCATTACTATAAAagtttgcattttattttcatttaacatACAGGCCTGGTCCATTAAATACACGAGGGCTCGGACTTGGGGGCTTGGATCGTCCTACTTGAGGTCCATGTTGGGCCTACTTGCGGCCCATGCTTCAGTTATgacagttattaaaaaataacggCTTGGGTACAGTTGTGAGGAGTCGAACCAATGTTATAGTGTTTGTGAAGAGGCGCCTTGAACCACTAAGCCAACTGAGGCGCCTTGAAAGGATACAACTTTTCAATAAATGCCATTTAAAATCTATAAATAGATATACTTTCCTAcgaatttattattattcttctcTCACTTTCTCAAATCAATTACACAACTTTGTAGAGAAACTTTAAAGAACAAACTTCATAATTGTTGTCTGCAGTTGGTGACTTTGTTGTATCCTGGAGGTAAATTGCTTGTAACCCGGCAACAAACTCTTTTGAGTGAGGGCAATTATCACCTTAAAGAAAGTGTTTATACACTCCTCAAAGTAGCAttgatttttctaaattttgttttttccgcTCAATTTTATTCAACAATTTTAAGGTGATAATACGCAATGGGATCAGAATCTGATATGACGACTTTCAAAATGATGAATCAAGACTTTGTGAAATTAGACAGATTTGATGGAACAAATTTCACTCGTTGGAAAGATAAGTTAATGTTCTTGCTCACGGCGTTGAAAATTTCATACGTTTTGGATCCAAATTTGCCAAAACTTCCAGAACCTGAGCCTGATGAAGATGCTCAAAGAAAGGTAGAACGTAAGAAAcgtgaagaagatgaagtggTATGCAGAGGACACATTCTGAACACGCTTTCTGATCGTCTCTACGACCTATTTACTTCAATCAAGTCACCAAGAGAAATCTGGGAGGCTTTGGAATTCAAgtataaaactgaaaaacaaggTACGGATAAATTCCTTATCATGAAGTTTTTTGAATTTACAATGGTAGATAATATTTCTGTAATGGACCAAGTCCATGAATTGCAAGTTCTAGTAAATAAACTTCGGGACCTTAAGGTTGAAGTTTCAGAACCTCTGCAAGTTGGGGCCATAATTGCTAAACTCCCTCCAAATTGGAATGATTATAGAAAGAAACTTATACACACAACAGAAGATTTCACTATAGAGCAAATTCAAAAACATTTACGAATTGAAGAGGAAACTCGAATTCGTGATAAGAACCTATTTTTCCCAAGTAGCTCTAAAGTGAATTTTGTTggtgagaaaaataaatttcaaaataatcatagaggaaacaagagaaaatttaataatttcagCAACAACTCTGGCAACGATAACaagtttaagaaaaacaaaacttgtTACAATTGCGGAAAGAAGGGACATCTCAAGCGAGAATGCAGATAcaagaagaagcaaaagaaggATGATACAAAAGTTCCCAATAGTGCAAATTTAACTGAAAAGGAGACTTCTGAAATCATAGCCATGATTTCTGAAATGCACATTAGCATGATTACAGAGTTACACATGGCAGCATCAACCAAATCTTCTGATTGGTGGTATGATTCAGGCGCTACTATTCATGTTTGCAACAACAaatctcaattcaaaaattatgaagaaGCTGTTGATGGACAAGAAGTGCTAATGGGAAATTCCAACACTGCAAAAGTTATGGGAAAAGGAACTGTTGAACTTCAGTTTACATCTGGAAAGAAACTTATTCTTGTAAATGTTCTTCATGTTCCagaaattaggaaaaatcttgTATCTGCAAATCTTTTTTGTAAGAAAGGTGTCAAGGCTGTAATAGAGTCTGATAACCTGATTCTATCCAAACAATGAGTGTTTGTTGGAAAAGAATACTCTTGTGATGGCATGTATAAGTTAAGTATTAATAATATAAACTCTGGTTTTGCTTATATTATTGAGTCTTCAATTTTGTGGCATAATCGTTTAGCACACTTAAATTTTAGATCtttaaaatttatgtctaaGCATGGTTTGATTTCATAAAATCATAATCATAGTGCTAAATGTGAAATTTGCATTCAAGCAAAAATGACAAAGAAGCCTTTCCCAAAACAAAcagaaattcaaaattattagaACTTGTGCATTCTGATGTTTGTGAACTTAATGGTGTTTTAACTAGAGGAGGCAATAGATACTTTGTTACTTTCACTGATGATTTTTCAagatatacatatgtatatttaATGAAAAGTAAAGATGAGGCCTTTAGTTTGTTTAAATGTTATAAGTCTACTgttgaaaatcaaaaggaaaagaaaattaagatacTTCGCAGTGATAGAAGTGGTGAATACTTTCCAACTGAATTTACTTTATATTGCGAAGAGAATGGTATTATACATCAAACTAGTGCACCCTATAGCCCACAACAAAATGGTTTggcagaaagaaaaaataggacACTAGTTGACATGGTAAATGCTATGATTTTGAATGCAAAATTATCTTTTAGTTTATGGGGAGAAGCTTTGCTTACAGCATGTCATGTACATAATAGAATACCTTCCAAAGTTTTTAAAGTTTCACCATATGAATTATGGAAAGGTAGAAAACCAAATCTGGAATACCTTAGGGTATGGGGCTGTTTAGCCTTTTATAGAGTTCCAGacccaaaaagaacaaaattaggACCAAGAGCtttaaagagtatttttgtaGGATATGCTGAAAATTCAAAAGCTTACAGACttttaaatttggattctaATATTATATTAGAATCAAAGGATGTAGAATTTAGTGAAGATAAATTCTATAATGATTCTAAACCTGTTTCAGATCCTACTCAAGTACCAGAAATAGACTTAAATCCTAGttcatctcaagaaaataaaagaaaaaatcatgagGTCTTAA
This DNA window, taken from Alnus glutinosa chromosome 5, dhAlnGlut1.1, whole genome shotgun sequence, encodes the following:
- the LOC133869873 gene encoding germin-like protein subfamily 1 member 13, with amino-acid sequence MSTKGVHFLVIVALLSLASSLVSAYDPSPLQDICVAIDDPKSAVFVNGKFCKDLKQSKAEDFFFSGLQNPGNTNNPVGSNVTLVNVDKLPGLNTQGISLARIDFAPYGENPPHTHPRGTEILLVLEGSLYVGFVTSNPENRLFSKILNKGDVFVFPIGLIHFQFNVGHTNALALSGLSSQNPGVITIANAVFGSNPPINPDVLAKAFQLDKKIIEFLQKTF
- the LOC133869006 gene encoding uncharacterized protein LOC133869006, whose protein sequence is MGSESDMTTFKMMNQDFVKLDRFDGTNFTRWKDKLMFLLTALKISYVLDPNLPKLPEPEPDEDAQRKVERKKREEDEVVCRGHILNTLSDRLYDLFTSIKSPREIWEALEFKYKTEKQGTDKFLIMKFFEFTMVDNISVMDQVHELQVLVNKLRDLKVEVSEPLQVGAIIAKLPPNWNDYRKKLIHTTEDFTIEQIQKHLRIEEETRIRDKNLFFPSSSKGHLKRECRYKKKQKKDDTKVPNSANLTEKETSEIIAMISEMHISMITELHMAASTKSSDWWYDSGATIHVCNNKSQFKNYEEAVDGQEVLMGNSNTAKVMGKGTVELQFTSGKKLILVNVLHVPEIRKNLVSANLFCKKGVKAVIESDNLILSKQ